One Nostoc sp. UHCC 0302 DNA window includes the following coding sequences:
- a CDS encoding HAD family hydrolase, with product MTASSPTILALDFDGVICDGLIEYFEVAWHTYCQIWTPANDTPPDDLALRFYRLRPVIETGWEMPVLIKALVDGIPDEKILQEWLSIAPQILLEDKLQAKEIGVKLDNQRDEWIATDLDSWLSLHRFYPGVVEKIKVTIASAVELFIITTKEGRFVQQLLQKEGVNLPPAVIFGKEVKRPKYEILRELKQQAAEKKVSVWFVEDRLKTLHLVQQQPDLEDVKLFLADWGYNTQTERKAAKDDPRIQLLSLSQFAKDFYAWL from the coding sequence ATGACAGCAAGTAGTCCCACAATTTTAGCCCTGGACTTTGATGGAGTGATTTGCGACGGACTAATTGAATATTTTGAGGTAGCGTGGCATACCTACTGTCAAATTTGGACGCCTGCTAATGACACACCACCAGATGATTTAGCTTTAAGATTCTATCGTTTACGACCTGTGATTGAAACAGGTTGGGAAATGCCTGTTTTAATCAAAGCCTTGGTAGATGGAATTCCTGATGAAAAAATACTTCAGGAATGGTTAAGCATAGCACCACAAATATTGTTAGAAGACAAGTTACAAGCAAAAGAAATTGGTGTAAAGTTAGACAATCAACGGGATGAATGGATTGCCACAGATTTAGACAGCTGGCTGAGTCTGCATAGATTTTATCCGGGTGTAGTAGAAAAAATCAAAGTAACTATTGCCAGTGCAGTTGAGCTATTTATCATCACCACTAAAGAAGGGCGTTTTGTGCAGCAGTTATTGCAAAAAGAAGGGGTGAATTTACCACCAGCAGTAATTTTTGGTAAAGAAGTCAAGCGTCCCAAGTACGAAATATTGCGAGAATTAAAGCAGCAAGCAGCAGAAAAGAAAGTTAGTGTATGGTTTGTGGAAGACAGACTCAAGACGTTGCACTTAGTTCAACAGCAACCAGACCTTGAGGACGTGAAACTCTTCTTGGCAGACTGGGGCTATAATACCCAAACAGAAAGGAAAGCCGCCAAAGATGATCCACGAATTCAGCTGTTATCCCTTTCTCAGTTTGCTAAAGACTTTTATGCTTGGCTTTAA